In the genome of Capra hircus breed San Clemente chromosome 5, ASM170441v1, whole genome shotgun sequence, one region contains:
- the LOC102175099 gene encoding olfactory receptor 6C2-like, whose translation MRNHTVITTFILLGFTEDPQLQVLIFVFLFLTYVLSITGNLTIIILTFLDSHLKTPMYFFLRNFSFLEISFTTVCIPRFLYSISSGDNTITYNACASQIFFIGLFGATEFFLLAAMSYDRYVAICKPLHYMTIMNGRVCTILVLCCWISGLMIIITPLSMGLQLEFCDSNAIDHFGCDAAPLFKISCSDTWFIEQMVIICAVVTFIITLIGVVLSYVYIIRTILRFPSASQRRKAFSTCSSHMIVVSITYGSCIFIYIKPSAKEEVDINKGVSVLTTSVAPLLNPFIYTLRNKQVKQAVSDIIKKTALFLHN comes from the coding sequence ATGAGAAATCACACAGTCATAACAACATTCATCTTGTTGGGATTTACAGAGGACCCACAGCTGCAAGTTCTGATTTTTGTCTTCTTGTTTCTTACTTACGTGCTGAGCATTACTGGAAACCTGACTATCATCATTCTAACATTCCTAGATTCTCATCTTAAAACacctatgtatttttttctcagaaactTCTCCTTCTTAGAAATCTCATTCACAACGGTCTGTATTCCCAGATTCCTGTATAGCATATCAAGTGGGGACAATACCATTACTTACAACGCCTGTGCTAGTCAAATATTTTTCATTGGACTTTTTGGGGCCACAGAGTTTTTTCTCCTGGCAGCCATGTCCTATGACCGATACGTGGCCATCTGTAAACCCCTTCATTACATGACCATCATGAATGGCAGAGTCTGCACCATCCTTGTGCTCTGCTGCTGGATCTCTGGGCTGATGATCATCATCACACCACTCAGTATGGGCCTCCAGCTAGAATTCTGTGACTCCAATGCCATTGATCATTTTGGCTGCGATGCAGCTCCTCTTTTTAAGATCTCATGCTCAGATACATGGTTCATTGAACAGATGGTTATAATTTGTGCAGTGGTGACATTCATCATTACATTGATAGGGGTTGTTCTTTCTTACGTGTATATCATCAGGACTATTCTAAGATTTCCCTCTGCATCACAGAGAAGAAAAGCTTTTTCCACTTGTTCTTCTCACATGATTGTTGTTTCCATTACCTATGGCAGCTGTATTTTTATCTACATCAAGCCTTCAGCCAAAGAAGAGGTGGACATTAACAAAGGGGTGTCTGTGCTCACTACATCTGTTGCCCCGCTGTTGAACCCTTTTATTTATACTTTGAGGAACAAGCAGGTGAAACAAGCTGTCAGTGACATAATCAAAAAAACTGCACTTTTCTTACACAATTAA